Proteins encoded in a region of the Candidatus Methylomirabilota bacterium genome:
- the pqqC gene encoding pyrroloquinoline-quinone synthase PqqC, protein MTTEPVRPPLTRDELIAWVRREGEQRYHDHHRYHRMMHEGSLSRVQLQQWVLNRYYYQTRIPIKDAIILSKSEDPAFRRMWIRRIRDHDGDEGGEAGLELWLRLADGVGLDRAEVASCRSVLPGVRFACDAYVELVRQRTLVEAVASSLTEFFAPDLMSKRVLAWEKHYPWVSPEMLAYFRSRVPRARRDSEEAIDFVVRHADTYAMQERCVAALIRKTEILWHLLDCTFAAYVEPAWGPGGARAT, encoded by the coding sequence GTGACCACCGAGCCGGTCCGGCCGCCGCTGACGCGGGACGAGCTGATCGCCTGGGTCCGCCGCGAGGGCGAGCAGCGGTATCACGATCATCACCGCTATCACCGGATGATGCACGAGGGCAGTCTCAGCCGCGTGCAGCTGCAGCAGTGGGTGCTGAACCGCTACTACTACCAGACGCGCATCCCGATCAAGGACGCCATCATCCTCTCGAAGTCGGAGGACCCCGCGTTCCGCCGCATGTGGATCCGCCGCATCCGCGACCACGACGGCGACGAGGGCGGCGAGGCCGGGCTCGAGCTGTGGCTGCGACTGGCCGACGGGGTGGGCCTCGACCGGGCCGAGGTCGCGAGCTGTCGCTCGGTCCTGCCCGGCGTGCGCTTCGCCTGCGACGCCTACGTGGAGCTGGTGCGGCAGCGCACCCTGGTCGAGGCGGTGGCCTCGTCGCTCACCGAGTTCTTCGCGCCGGACCTCATGTCCAAGCGCGTGCTGGCCTGGGAGAAGCACTACCCGTGGGTGAGCCCGGAGATGCTCGCGTACTTCCGCTCGCGCGTGCCGCGGGCGCGGCGCGATTCCGAGGAGGCCATCGACTTCGTGGTGCGCCACGCCGATACCTACGCGATGCAGGAGCGCTGCGTGGCCGCGCTCATCCGCAAGACCGAGATCCTCTGGCACCTGCTCGACTGCACCTTCGCGGCCTACG